A window of the Cucurbita pepo subsp. pepo cultivar mu-cu-16 chromosome LG01, ASM280686v2, whole genome shotgun sequence genome harbors these coding sequences:
- the LOC111788183 gene encoding UDP-glucuronic acid decarboxylase 6 isoform X1: MARESSNGEVYTSTKPPPPPSPLRSAKFFQANMRILVTGGAGFIGSHLVDKLMENEKNEVIVADNYFTGSKDNLRKWIGHPRFELIRHDVTEPLLVEVDQIYHLACPASPIFYKYNPVKTTKTNVIGTLNMLGLAKRVGARILLTSTSEVYGDPLVHPQDESYWGNVNPIGVRSCYDEGKRVAETLMFDYHRQHGIEIRIARIFNTYGPRMNIDDGRVVSNFIAQAIRGEPLTVQAPGTQTRSFCYVSDMVDGLIRLMEGENTGPINVGNPGEFTMLELAKTVKELINPDVEIIMVENTPDDPRQRKPDITKAKEVLGWEPKIKLRDGLPLMEDDFRARLQVPRKN; the protein is encoded by the exons ATGGCTAGGGAGTCGTCAAATGGAGAGGTTTATACCTCTACAAAACCCCCACCGCCCCCTTCTCCTTTGCGAAGTGCAAAGTTTTTTCAG GCCAATATGAGAATTTTGGTTACGGGAGGAGCGGGATTTATCGGCTCGCATTTAGTAGACAAATTGATGGAGAATGAAAAGAATGAG GTTATCGTTGCGGATAACTATTTTACTGGCTCGAAAGACAACCTTCGAAAATGGATCGGTCATCCTAGATTCGAGCTCATTCGACATG ACGTCACCGAGCCATTGCTGGTCGAGGTGGATCAGATATACCATTTGGCTTGTCCTGCTTCGCCGATCTTCTACAAGTACAACCCTGTAAAG acaacaaaaacaaatgttATTGGCACATTGAATATGCTGGGACTTGCCAAGAGAGTTGGAGCTAG AATCTTGCTTACGTCGACCTCGGAGGTGTACGGTGACCCTCTTGTTCATCCCCAGGACGAAAGCTATTGGGGAAATGTCAATCCAATCG GTGTAAGAAGTTGCTACGACGAAGGAAAGCGTGTGGCCGAAACATTAATGTTTGATTACCACAGGCAGCATGGGATTG AGATAAGGATTGCCAGGATTTTTAACACCTATGGACCGAGAATGAACATCGATGACGGTCGTGTTGTTAGCAACTTCATTGCTCAGGCAATCCG TGGTGAACCATTGACCGTTCAGGCGCCCGGAACACAAACGCGGAGTTTCTGTTACGTTTCTGATATG GTTGATGGACTGATCCGACTCATGGAAGGAGAGAACACTGGGCCGATCAACGTCGGGAATCCAG GTGAATTCACCATGCTCGAACTCGCGAAAACTGTCAAGGAG CTTATCAATCCTGACGTCGAGATTATCATGGTCGAGAACACCCCGGACGATCCGAGACAGAGGAAGCCAGACATTACGAAAGCGAAGGAGGTTCTTGGATGGGAACCAAAGATCAAGCTGAGAGATGGACTGCCTCTAATGGAGGATGATTTCAGGGCAAGGCTTCAAGTGCCAAGAAAGAACTAA
- the LOC111788183 gene encoding UDP-glucuronic acid decarboxylase 6 isoform X2 → MARESSNGEVYTSTKPPPPPSPLRSAKFFQANMRILVTGGAGFIGSHLVDKLMENEKNEVIVADNYFTGSKDNLRKWIGHPRFELIRHDVTEPLLVEVDQIYHLACPASPIFYKYNPVKTTKTNVIGTLNMLGLAKRVGARILLTSTSEVYGDPLVHPQDESYWGNVNPIEIRIARIFNTYGPRMNIDDGRVVSNFIAQAIRGEPLTVQAPGTQTRSFCYVSDMVDGLIRLMEGENTGPINVGNPGEFTMLELAKTVKELINPDVEIIMVENTPDDPRQRKPDITKAKEVLGWEPKIKLRDGLPLMEDDFRARLQVPRKN, encoded by the exons ATGGCTAGGGAGTCGTCAAATGGAGAGGTTTATACCTCTACAAAACCCCCACCGCCCCCTTCTCCTTTGCGAAGTGCAAAGTTTTTTCAG GCCAATATGAGAATTTTGGTTACGGGAGGAGCGGGATTTATCGGCTCGCATTTAGTAGACAAATTGATGGAGAATGAAAAGAATGAG GTTATCGTTGCGGATAACTATTTTACTGGCTCGAAAGACAACCTTCGAAAATGGATCGGTCATCCTAGATTCGAGCTCATTCGACATG ACGTCACCGAGCCATTGCTGGTCGAGGTGGATCAGATATACCATTTGGCTTGTCCTGCTTCGCCGATCTTCTACAAGTACAACCCTGTAAAG acaacaaaaacaaatgttATTGGCACATTGAATATGCTGGGACTTGCCAAGAGAGTTGGAGCTAG AATCTTGCTTACGTCGACCTCGGAGGTGTACGGTGACCCTCTTGTTCATCCCCAGGACGAAAGCTATTGGGGAAATGTCAATCCAATCG AGATAAGGATTGCCAGGATTTTTAACACCTATGGACCGAGAATGAACATCGATGACGGTCGTGTTGTTAGCAACTTCATTGCTCAGGCAATCCG TGGTGAACCATTGACCGTTCAGGCGCCCGGAACACAAACGCGGAGTTTCTGTTACGTTTCTGATATG GTTGATGGACTGATCCGACTCATGGAAGGAGAGAACACTGGGCCGATCAACGTCGGGAATCCAG GTGAATTCACCATGCTCGAACTCGCGAAAACTGTCAAGGAG CTTATCAATCCTGACGTCGAGATTATCATGGTCGAGAACACCCCGGACGATCCGAGACAGAGGAAGCCAGACATTACGAAAGCGAAGGAGGTTCTTGGATGGGAACCAAAGATCAAGCTGAGAGATGGACTGCCTCTAATGGAGGATGATTTCAGGGCAAGGCTTCAAGTGCCAAGAAAGAACTAA
- the LOC111806773 gene encoding CASP-like protein 4C1, producing MRSPQSLRNGGMSSPHARMPTPHHHHHFHSTVSVQKLKRFNSLILVFRLSTFCFSLASAVFMITNSRGSGSDSPRWYDFDAFRYVFAANAIVAVYSLFEMIASVWEISREVTLFPEILQVWFDFGHDQAFAYLLLSADSAGTALAITLRGTDTCRVTTAFCVQSTISIALGFAGFLFLGLSTLLSGFRVVCFVINGSRFHF from the exons aTGCGATCCCCTCAGTCCCTCCGCAACGGCGGAATGTCATCGCCTCATGCTCGAATGCCTACTcctcaccaccaccaccacttcCACTCCACTGTCTCTGTTCAGAAACTCAAGCGCTTCAACTCTCTCATCCTTGTCTTCCGTCTATCTACCTTCTGCTTCTCCCTCGCCTCCGCTGTCTTCATGATTACTAACTCTCGAGGCTCTGGATCCGATTCCCCTCGCTGGTACGATTTCGATGCTTTCAG GTACGTTTTCGCGGCGAACGCCATAGTCGCAGTGTACTCACTGTTTGAAATGATCGCTTCCGTGTGGGAAATCTCGAGAGAAGTGACTCTCTTCCCTGAGATTTTACAAGTCTGGTTCGACTTCGGCCATGACCAG GCGTTTGCATACCTCCTCCTCTCTGCGGATTCGGCAGGGACGGCTCTCGCGATAACTCTTAGGGGAACCGACACGTGTAGGGTGACGACCGCCTTTTGCGTTCAATCAACGATCTCGATTGCACTGGGATTCGCCGGTTTCCTGTTTCTCGGGTTATCGACGCTGCTTTCGGGTTTTCGGGTCGTCTGTTTCGTAATCAACGGCTCTCGTTTTCATTTCTAA
- the LOC111805385 gene encoding dof zinc finger protein DOF2.2-like — protein sequence MVFPLDPPPNWPSFSNPEQNNTASDSDQVLLPLPPSGGGGGGGGGGGGLIRPVSMTDRARLAKIPQPEPGLKCPRCESPNTKFCYFNNYNLSQPRHFCKTCRRYWTRGGALRNVPVGGGCRRNKRAKPPNRSKSPMASERPSSANSTPAVSLSPQPHLPFLSSLHNFSNYLNLGIIPPPPPPTSSGAAAGGPDIHEFHGDHWRLQQPQQFPILANNQQPNLLYTFDPPEGATTRYNLNELSRLEMENNVGMTMAGTVKVEESKAMNLGKNFQFWVGGGDTNAWSTGADLHSFTTSSAGHLSRQ from the exons ATGGTTTTCCCTTTGGATCCTCCTCCCAACTGGCCATCC TTCTCCAATCCAGAACAAAATAACACTGCTTCGGATTCCGATCAGGTTTTGCTACCTCTGCCACCTTCTGGTGGTGgaggtggcggtggcggtggcggtggtgggTTGATCAGACCGGTTTCGATGACCGATCGTGCTCGGTTGGCGAAGATACCTCAACCGGAGCCTGGATTAAAATGCCCTAGATGTGAATCTCCCAATACTAAATTCTGTTACTTTAATAACTATAATCTTTCTCAGCCGCGCCACTTTTGCAAGACGTGTCGGCGTTACTGGACGCGTGGTGGTGCGCTGAGGAATGTTCCCGTTGGTGGTGGCTGCCGGAGGAACAAGAGGGCTAAACCCCCGAATCGGTCCAAGTCTCCGATGGCGAGCGAGCGACCGAGCTCCGCTAATTCAACGCCTGCAGTTTCACTTTCACCTCAACCCCATTTGCCCTTTTTGTCATCTTTACATAATTTCTCTAATTACCTAAACTTGGGTATAATTCCGCCGCCACCTCCTCCAACAAGCAGTGGCGCCGCCGCCGGAGGACCGGATATTCATGAATTTCACGGTGACCATTGGAGATTACAACAACCACAGCAATTCCCTATCTTGGCTAATAATCAACAACCTAATCTACTTTACACTTTCGACCCACCAGAAGGCGCGACAACTCGATACAATCTAAATGAGTTATCGAGATTAGAGATGGAGAACAACGTCGGAATGACGATGGCGGGGACGGTGAAGGTGGAAGAGAGTAAAGCAATGAACTTGGGGAAGAATTTCCAATTCTGGGTCGGTGGCGGCGACACGAATGCTTGGAGCACCGGCGCCGATCTTCACAGCTTCACTACGTCCTCCGCCGGACACTTATCCAGACAGTAA